The following nucleotide sequence is from Cydia splendana chromosome 11, ilCydSple1.2, whole genome shotgun sequence.
GCACAGCCACGCCGCGCTTTTAGGTTAGAATTGGCGCGCGCCAGGTGTTATCTCTCCCCCGCTCTAACTCACGCGCTCCCCAACCTCCCTTTCTACCTGAGAACAGCTGTTTTCTCTCGGGAGATTATTAGTCAGATGTTCGCGAACCAGTCCTGATCACCTGACGCTTGCTATGGCCGCGGGAGGACGGACGCCGAAACAGAGGAGATTCGAAGTGTCTTCAGGAATGGCGCCTTTGAGGAACGTCGCGAATACACCAAGGAGACGTCGTGGGAGTTGCAAATGTCTTTTTGGCGCGCCGGACAGGGATGAAACAAGACGTTTAATGGCGGAGCAGTATTCGAGAGAAAGGAAGCGGTTTATAAGAAGATTCAACTTTGATATTGAGACGGAGTGTGTTTACAAAGCGTCTAAAATGGACTCTCCAGTGAAGTTTATGGAGGAGGATAGTACGAAGTCTCCAAGGTCAGCGACGGAGGCGTTAGCGAGCGTAGGGAACACGGAACTGAGGATGTTGTCGAGCCCACGGCGGGGCAGCGGCCCCAATTCGCCGCGAACACCACGCACGCCACGAACGCCACGAGCGGCGCGTACGCCGCGAACGCCACGTACGCCGGCGTCGAGAAGACAGCTGCAGATGACAGGTAAGCTTTGTTTTgtctaaaaatcaataaataaacatacctttaaattaaattgtatttaaaatatgtacctcGAATTCGTTTAACAATGTTATACGACCCCAGTTacttacagtatttttttataatccattttgttataatttacttaaaatCAATCTGAACGAaacattttttacatttaagtAGCATGCAGAAGACGCAGCACACACTAGGCATATCATAATTTGTAATTGgcattaaaaactcaaaaaatcgAAAATTTTGAGCGCTTTCGAGCACCAGAAACGCTCTAAATCGCTCGGTTGAATTATTTCCAGTTTCAACCAGTGACCTCGACCCGCgagtacaagtacctactttctCATTACAACATTAATTAACTGTTTCCGCTACCGTGGGGTTTTTATCGTGGGAAATATTGGGTTGGGTATATACTTAGGGTAGAGTTACTAATGTCTATCGATCATTTTCGCGAAACCACTAAAACTAGTCTTGTGACTACGTccttcggtgaaggaaaaacatcatCAGGAAACCTGCATAGATCTTACGGTAAGATCTATGCAGATCTAAGATTCTTACCTACTTACCTGCAATTCCCCATTCTGTAGTTGGTGTGAGAATAACGCGGAACCAAAGTCAAGTGGTCTCGTCCAATGAGATGATGCTTGC
It contains:
- the LOC134795065 gene encoding uncharacterized protein LOC134795065, whose amino-acid sequence is MAAGGRTPKQRRFEVSSGMAPLRNVANTPRRRRGSCKCLFGAPDRDETRRLMAEQYSRERKRFIRRFNFDIETECVYKASKMDSPVKFMEEDSTKSPRSATEALASVGNTELRMLSSPRRGSGPNSPRTPRTPRTPRAARTPRTPRTPASRRQLQMTDYWTLRKRTESASSDKEN